In bacterium, the following are encoded in one genomic region:
- a CDS encoding T9SS type A sorting domain-containing protein, with protein sequence MRLLRTASMGAAVLLMVLNHPSPCTVDLARPYEPVVVTGSEVTLFLNAPVQELFVYSFVNGLWKQIAFQIDEKDDGTFFGIGNTLLNAQDEICFMAADMGDSAADHQWIADSESMTYQRYQIKAINTSLSPNRIGYVYLYRSSTLVIDPAVKGYMSYVPAPAGAANDTIKAKGYTLGHNSDAIPDYLALRNGAAQSVDILDRWKIRYHGKFYGTGAYLYSETEDTALIDSLLTSKSGRIRTFRRLDFKCFLRTFPISPLRVDNIYYPFHSLTILTQDSLRLIYGLDTLRQSLDLNSSVNNWKYYNRYNSDIVINGVNDAVNKTYSTTLLNWQLIQGSFGSLVTMIDTLFSAATQEIYYKDNSTVDMMDTGDGASYGDSGILLADETNKLTGTLHFYQTSFYLGGSHTVTPLVDSLVNQRHQPLQLVVSARPFVIPVELASFSGRAANGVVTLNWTTASETNNYGFEVLRQDGKEGEWKTIGFVKGNGTTNRALAYGFEDPISRAGSYRYQLRQVDVDGAAELSNAITVTVVAPASLILSQNYPNPFNPSTEFSFQIPAGDPRRITLCVYNMIGQQVRTLVSGFYEPGFYRFHWDGADDQGLAAAGGVYLLSLQTDQGRQLRKMIKLQ encoded by the coding sequence ATGAGACTTTTGCGCACGGCATCAATGGGCGCTGCAGTTTTATTGATGGTTTTGAATCATCCTTCACCCTGCACCGTGGACCTTGCACGGCCCTATGAGCCGGTCGTGGTCACGGGCAGCGAGGTGACCTTGTTCCTCAACGCTCCGGTGCAGGAGCTATTTGTCTACAGCTTTGTCAACGGCTTGTGGAAGCAGATCGCCTTTCAAATCGATGAAAAGGATGATGGGACCTTTTTCGGCATCGGCAATACGCTTCTCAACGCGCAGGACGAAATCTGCTTCATGGCCGCTGATATGGGGGACAGTGCGGCGGACCACCAGTGGATCGCAGATTCCGAGTCCATGACGTACCAGCGCTATCAAATCAAAGCGATCAACACTTCCCTGAGCCCGAACCGGATCGGCTATGTCTATCTCTACCGCTCTTCGACCCTGGTGATCGATCCAGCGGTAAAAGGATATATGAGCTATGTGCCGGCGCCGGCCGGCGCTGCCAACGATACCATCAAGGCGAAAGGCTACACCCTCGGACATAACAGCGATGCCATTCCGGATTATCTGGCATTGCGCAACGGCGCCGCCCAGAGCGTGGACATTCTCGATCGCTGGAAAATTCGCTATCACGGAAAATTCTATGGCACCGGCGCCTATCTTTACTCTGAAACTGAGGACACGGCTTTGATCGATTCGCTGCTGACATCAAAATCCGGCCGGATCCGCACCTTTCGCCGCCTCGATTTCAAATGTTTTTTGCGCACCTTTCCGATCTCGCCGCTGAGGGTGGACAACATCTATTACCCCTTTCACAGCCTCACGATTCTCACCCAGGACAGTCTGCGCTTGATCTATGGACTTGATACACTGCGGCAGTCGTTGGATCTGAACAGCAGCGTGAACAATTGGAAGTATTACAATCGCTATAATTCAGATATCGTCATCAACGGCGTCAATGACGCGGTGAATAAAACCTATTCCACCACGCTGCTCAATTGGCAGCTTATTCAGGGTTCTTTCGGGTCTCTCGTGACCATGATCGATACTCTTTTCTCGGCAGCAACCCAGGAGATCTATTATAAGGACAACAGCACGGTGGACATGATGGACACCGGCGATGGAGCCTCCTATGGGGACAGCGGCATTTTGCTTGCCGACGAAACGAACAAACTGACCGGGACACTGCATTTCTATCAGACCTCTTTTTATCTGGGCGGCAGCCACACCGTTACACCTCTGGTGGACTCGCTGGTGAATCAGCGCCATCAGCCCTTGCAGCTTGTAGTGAGCGCCCGGCCGTTTGTGATCCCGGTGGAATTGGCCTCTTTCAGCGGCCGTGCGGCAAACGGCGTGGTCACGCTGAATTGGACCACCGCCTCGGAAACCAACAATTATGGCTTTGAAGTGCTGCGCCAGGACGGCAAAGAGGGAGAGTGGAAGACCATCGGTTTTGTCAAAGGCAACGGCACTACTAATCGTGCCTTGGCGTATGGTTTTGAGGATCCCATCTCCAGGGCCGGGTCTTATCGCTATCAGCTCAGGCAGGTGGACGTGGACGGCGCTGCAGAGTTGTCAAATGCCATCACAGTAACGGTGGTTGCTCCGGCTTCTCTGATTCTGTCGCAGAATTATCCGAATCCATTCAATCCCTCCACCGAATTCAGCTTTCAAATCCCAGCCGGTGATCCACGCCGAATCACCCTGTGCGTTTACAATATGATTGGTCAGCAGGTGAGAACGCTGGTAAGCGGTTTCTATGAGCCGGGATTCTACCGGTTTCACTGGGATGGCGCTGATGATCAAGGCCTGGCCGCTGCCGGCGGCGTTTACCTGCTAAGTCTACAGACAGACCAGGGTCGGCAGCTGCGTAAAATGATCAAACTGCAATGA
- a CDS encoding 2,3,4,5-tetrahydropyridine-2,6-dicarboxylate N-succinyltransferase, producing MITLKSRIEIWYEANTETAPHEFAELFPLFLDQLNQGLIRAAEPNGNDWVVNAWVKKGILLGFRWGRLCEYPATPAWTFFDKHTYPMRPLSLDEQVRLVPGGSSVRSGCYLAPGVVIMPPAFINVGAYVDQGSMIDSHALIGSCAQIGRRVHVSAAAQIGGVLEPVGASPVIIEDEVLVGGNCGVYEGTRVRRGAVLGAGTILTRSIPVFDLIHEQVLRGSREAPLVIPENAVVVAGSRPILSNAYAAREQLSLYCALIIKYRDAGTDQATALENALR from the coding sequence CTCTTTCCCCTTTTTCTCGATCAACTGAACCAGGGCTTAATCCGCGCCGCGGAGCCCAACGGCAATGACTGGGTGGTGAACGCCTGGGTCAAAAAGGGCATTCTGTTGGGTTTTCGCTGGGGCCGGTTATGCGAATATCCGGCGACGCCGGCATGGACTTTTTTCGACAAGCACACTTATCCGATGAGACCATTGTCACTGGACGAGCAGGTGCGCCTGGTGCCCGGCGGCAGCAGTGTGCGCAGCGGCTGTTATCTGGCGCCGGGCGTGGTGATCATGCCGCCTGCTTTTATCAACGTCGGCGCTTATGTCGATCAGGGCAGTATGATCGATTCTCACGCACTGATCGGCTCCTGTGCCCAGATTGGCAGGCGGGTGCATGTCAGCGCAGCCGCCCAGATCGGCGGCGTGCTCGAACCGGTCGGCGCATCGCCGGTGATCATCGAGGATGAGGTGCTGGTGGGCGGCAACTGCGGGGTTTATGAAGGTACACGCGTCCGCCGCGGCGCTGTCCTTGGCGCAGGCACGATTCTCACCCGTTCGATACCGGTCTTTGATCTGATCCATGAACAGGTGCTGCGCGGAAGCCGCGAAGCACCTCTGGTGATTCCAGAGAACGCTGTGGTGGTGGCGGGCAGCAGACCGATTCTCTCTAACGCCTATGCAGCCCGTGAGCAGTTATCCCTGTATTGTGCTTTGATCATCAAATATCGCGATGCCGGCACGGATCAGGCTACGGCTTTGGAGAACGCACTACGTTAG